One stretch of Streptomyces sp. A2-16 DNA includes these proteins:
- a CDS encoding glycosyltransferase family 2 protein, translated as MNAKPDVRLPAVSVIMPVLNEERHLRGAVQAILAQEYAGEMEVVIALGPSTDRTDEIAARLVAEDSRVHTVPNPTGRTPAALNAAIKASRHPIVVRVDGHGMLSPNYIATAVRLLEETGAQNVGGIMHAEGENDWEHAVAAAMTSKIGVGNAAFHTGGEAQQAETVYLGVFRREALEQQGGYNEEFIRAQDWELNFRIREAGGLIWFSPELRVSYRPRPSVKALAKQYKDYGRWRHVVARYHEGSINLRYLAPPTAVCAIAAGIVVGAALTPLGFVIPGGYLAAIVLGSLPAGKGLPLKARLQIPVALATMHMSWGYGFLTSPRSLAKRVIASRRPAVLNEA; from the coding sequence ATGAACGCCAAGCCCGATGTGCGGCTCCCCGCCGTATCTGTGATCATGCCCGTCCTCAACGAGGAGCGGCATCTGCGCGGAGCCGTCCAAGCGATCCTCGCGCAGGAGTACGCCGGTGAGATGGAGGTCGTGATCGCCCTCGGTCCCTCCACGGACCGCACGGACGAGATCGCGGCCCGGCTCGTGGCCGAGGACTCCCGCGTCCACACCGTCCCGAACCCCACCGGCCGCACCCCCGCCGCCCTCAACGCCGCGATCAAGGCCTCCCGCCACCCGATCGTCGTCCGCGTCGACGGGCACGGCATGCTCTCGCCGAACTACATCGCCACCGCCGTACGGCTCCTGGAGGAGACCGGCGCGCAGAACGTCGGCGGCATCATGCACGCCGAGGGCGAGAACGACTGGGAGCACGCGGTCGCCGCCGCCATGACCTCGAAGATCGGTGTGGGCAACGCGGCCTTCCACACCGGCGGCGAGGCCCAGCAGGCCGAGACGGTCTACCTCGGTGTCTTCCGGCGCGAGGCGCTGGAGCAACAGGGCGGCTACAACGAGGAGTTCATCCGCGCCCAGGACTGGGAGCTCAACTTCCGGATCCGCGAGGCGGGCGGGCTCATCTGGTTCTCGCCCGAGCTCAGGGTGTCGTACCGCCCGAGGCCGAGCGTGAAGGCCCTCGCCAAGCAGTACAAGGACTACGGCCGCTGGCGGCACGTCGTCGCCCGCTACCACGAGGGCTCCATCAACCTGCGCTACCTCGCCCCGCCGACCGCCGTGTGCGCGATCGCGGCCGGGATCGTGGTGGGCGCCGCGCTGACCCCGCTCGGCTTCGTGATCCCCGGCGGCTACCTCGCGGCGATCGTGCTGGGCTCGCTGCCGGCCGGCAAGGGCCTCCCGCTGAAGGCCCGCCTCCAGATCCCCGTCGCCCTCGCCACCATGCACATGTCGTGGGGCTACGGCTTTCTGACCAGCCCGCGCTCCCTCGCGAAGCGGGTCATCGCCTCGCGCCGGCCCGCGGTGCTGAACGAGGCGTGA
- a CDS encoding LCP family protein encodes MPATPPRPSATRPRPPQRRPARPPVRRKRPRWAMRAATTLSVVVLASAGIGHAVMTSLDADIARVDPFKDMKNRPRAGHGMNVLLVGTDGRDRITEAERQKYRLGGAPCHCTDTIMIVHISEDRERASVVSLPRDSYAMTPAHVDGTTGERHHGHPIKLNAAYAEGGPQLTVRTVESMTHVKVDHYLEVDFTSFMKTVDVLGGVEICNADPLKDAYTGLDLAAGRHRLMGGQALQYVRSRHADGSSDLGRMKRQQRFLAALIERATSSGILLNPMKFRDVTRAVLGSVRADKGFGTDELLDLGRAMRNFSPSSSEFTTVPIGQMGYAVKGVGSTLKWDPVKSARLFKSLREDQPLAAYKPRSKALLVPVAPQQIRVQVENGTATGGLGKRVDAALASTGFRTTGNPVNSADHTVKRTVVAYDPRWDRSARSLSAALPGSELRAVKGQGAVLKVIAGTDFERVRKVRAEDELQGEFGVVTGDEVGCA; translated from the coding sequence ATGCCCGCCACACCGCCCCGCCCCTCCGCCACCCGTCCCCGCCCGCCGCAGCGCCGGCCCGCCCGGCCACCCGTACGACGGAAACGGCCCCGCTGGGCCATGCGGGCGGCGACCACGCTGTCCGTCGTCGTGCTGGCCTCCGCCGGGATCGGCCACGCGGTGATGACCAGCCTCGACGCGGACATCGCACGCGTGGACCCCTTCAAGGACATGAAGAACCGGCCGCGCGCCGGGCACGGCATGAACGTGCTGCTGGTCGGCACCGACGGGCGCGACAGGATCACCGAGGCCGAACGGCAGAAGTACCGGCTGGGCGGGGCGCCCTGCCACTGCACCGACACGATCATGATCGTGCACATCTCGGAGGACCGGGAACGGGCGAGCGTGGTGAGCCTGCCGCGGGACTCGTACGCGATGACGCCGGCGCATGTCGACGGGACCACGGGGGAACGGCACCACGGGCACCCCATCAAGCTCAACGCGGCCTACGCGGAGGGCGGCCCGCAGCTGACCGTGCGGACCGTGGAGAGCATGACCCATGTGAAGGTCGACCACTATCTGGAGGTCGACTTCACCAGCTTCATGAAGACGGTGGACGTGCTCGGCGGGGTCGAGATCTGCAACGCCGACCCGCTGAAGGACGCGTACACCGGCCTCGACCTGGCGGCGGGCCGGCACCGGCTGATGGGCGGGCAGGCCCTCCAGTACGTCCGCTCCCGGCACGCCGACGGCTCCTCCGACCTCGGCCGGATGAAGCGGCAGCAGCGGTTCCTCGCGGCGCTGATCGAGCGGGCGACGTCGTCCGGGATCCTGCTGAACCCGATGAAGTTCCGCGACGTGACCCGGGCCGTGCTCGGCTCCGTGCGCGCCGACAAGGGCTTCGGCACGGACGAGCTGCTCGACCTGGGCCGGGCGATGCGGAACTTCTCCCCCTCCTCGTCGGAGTTCACGACCGTGCCGATCGGGCAGATGGGATACGCCGTCAAGGGCGTGGGGTCGACCCTGAAGTGGGACCCGGTGAAGTCGGCGCGGCTGTTCAAGTCGCTGCGCGAGGACCAGCCGCTGGCCGCGTACAAGCCGCGCAGCAAGGCGCTCCTCGTCCCCGTGGCCCCGCAGCAGATCCGCGTCCAGGTCGAGAACGGCACGGCGACCGGCGGCCTCGGCAAGCGGGTCGACGCGGCGCTGGCGTCGACGGGCTTCCGCACGACGGGGAACCCGGTGAACTCCGCCGACCACACCGTCAAGCGCACGGTCGTCGCCTACGACCCCCGCTGGGACCGCTCGGCCCGCTCCCTGTCGGCGGCCCTGCCCGGCAGCGAGCTGCGGGCGGTGAAGGGCCAGGGGGCGGTGCTGAAGGTGATCGCGGGCACGGACTTCGAACGCGTACGGAAGGTCCGCGCCGAGGACGAGCTCCAGGGGGAGTTCGGAGTGGTGACGGGGGACGAGGTCGGCTGCGCGTAG
- a CDS encoding acyl-CoA thioesterase: MTDQATATPAEPGTPEIPGKPTSASRTTLSHIMTQADTNLLGTVHGGVIMKLVDDAAGAVAGRHSGGPAVTASMDEMAFLEPVRVGDLVHVKAQVNWTGRTSMEVGVRVLAERWNESTPATQVGSAYLVFAAVDAGGRPRRVPPVLPETERDKRRYQEAQIRRTHRLARRRAIMELREKRAAEGFED; this comes from the coding sequence ATGACAGACCAGGCCACCGCCACCCCCGCCGAACCGGGGACTCCGGAGATCCCGGGCAAGCCCACCTCGGCGTCCCGCACCACGCTGAGCCACATCATGACCCAGGCCGACACCAACCTCCTCGGTACCGTGCACGGCGGCGTGATCATGAAGCTTGTGGACGACGCGGCGGGCGCAGTGGCCGGGCGGCACAGCGGCGGGCCCGCGGTCACCGCCTCCATGGACGAGATGGCGTTCCTGGAGCCGGTCAGGGTCGGTGACCTCGTCCATGTGAAGGCCCAGGTCAACTGGACCGGCCGGACCTCGATGGAGGTCGGGGTGCGGGTTCTGGCCGAGCGCTGGAACGAGTCCACGCCCGCCACCCAGGTCGGCTCCGCCTACCTCGTCTTCGCCGCGGTCGACGCCGGGGGCAGGCCGCGCCGGGTCCCGCCGGTGCTCCCGGAGACGGAACGCGACAAGCGCCGCTACCAGGAGGCCCAGATCCGCCGCACCCACCGCCTGGCACGCCGCCGGGCGATCATGGAACTGCGCGAGAAGCGAGCAGCGGAGGGCTTCGAGGACTGA
- a CDS encoding LCP family protein, whose protein sequence is MNDWPEGWSGDNRGDRYGRGSASAQPESARVMRQVRRGQAAPGQGAYGRQGPSAPPYGNGVPQQQPSYVDGQGYGGDYDSGYNTGQVYGSPGGGGYDGPGDPAGGRGPRPAPNWRKRIKWTAIVVITGLIVTTVSTYFWADSKLNREVDLSKVIDRPEQGDGTNYLIVGSDSRAGLSSEQKKQLHTGSAEGKRTDSMMILHTGSNGDTLISLPRDSDVEIPTFVGSESGKTYKGTGRHVKLNAAYAEDGPELLVRTVEFNTGLRIDHYVEIGFAGFASIVDAVGGVEIDIDKGFKDKYSGADFKAGKQKLNGDQALAFVRTRHAFAASDLQRTKNQQKFLAALAHQVATPATVLNPFKLYPTLGAGLDSLIVDKDMGLYDLGSMFFAMKGVNGGDGTSLNMPISGSSGGNLVWDKAKVKQLVQELNNDEKVTVTGN, encoded by the coding sequence ATGAACGATTGGCCCGAGGGATGGTCCGGCGACAACCGCGGAGACCGGTACGGACGCGGCAGCGCGAGCGCACAGCCCGAGAGCGCCCGCGTGATGCGGCAGGTCCGCCGCGGTCAGGCGGCGCCCGGGCAGGGCGCGTACGGCCGCCAGGGCCCGTCCGCGCCGCCGTACGGCAACGGCGTACCGCAGCAGCAGCCGTCGTACGTCGACGGCCAGGGCTACGGCGGTGACTACGACAGCGGCTACAACACCGGTCAGGTCTACGGCAGCCCCGGCGGCGGTGGCTACGACGGCCCCGGCGACCCGGCCGGCGGCCGGGGTCCGCGGCCCGCGCCGAACTGGCGCAAGCGGATCAAGTGGACCGCGATCGTCGTGATCACCGGGCTGATCGTGACGACCGTCTCCACCTACTTCTGGGCCGACTCCAAGCTCAACCGCGAGGTCGACCTGTCCAAGGTCATCGACCGGCCGGAGCAGGGCGACGGCACCAACTACCTGATCGTCGGCTCGGACAGCCGCGCCGGGCTCTCCTCGGAGCAGAAGAAGCAGCTGCACACCGGCTCCGCCGAGGGCAAGCGCACCGACTCGATGATGATCCTGCACACCGGCAGCAACGGCGACACGCTGATCTCGCTGCCGCGTGACTCGGACGTGGAGATCCCGACCTTCGTGGGCTCCGAGTCCGGCAAGACGTACAAGGGCACGGGCCGGCACGTGAAGCTGAACGCCGCGTACGCCGAGGACGGGCCCGAGCTGCTGGTGCGCACGGTGGAGTTCAACACCGGGCTGCGCATCGACCACTACGTCGAGATCGGCTTCGCGGGCTTCGCGAGCATCGTGGACGCGGTCGGCGGGGTCGAGATCGACATCGACAAGGGCTTCAAGGACAAGTACTCCGGCGCCGACTTCAAGGCGGGCAAGCAGAAGCTGAACGGCGACCAGGCGCTCGCCTTCGTCCGCACCCGGCACGCGTTCGCCGCGTCCGACCTGCAGCGCACCAAGAACCAGCAGAAGTTCCTCGCGGCCCTCGCCCACCAGGTGGCCACCCCCGCCACGGTCCTGAACCCCTTCAAGCTCTACCCGACGCTCGGCGCGGGCCTGGACTCGCTCATCGTCGACAAGGACATGGGCCTGTACGACCTGGGGTCCATGTTCTTCGCGATGAAGGGCGTCAACGGCGGCGACGGCACCTCGCTGAACATGCCGATCTCCGGGTCCAGCGGAGGCAACCTCGTCTGGGACAAGGCGAAGGTGAAGCAGCTGGTGCAGGAGCTGAACAACGACGAGAAGGTCACGGTCACGGGCAACTGA
- a CDS encoding class I SAM-dependent methyltransferase, producing MTDATETFDATERTMWSGRTEAYAGSFARLCAHPVETLLDAAGVGAGTRVLDVGTGTGTAASAAGARGARVSAVDADAGMVAAARTAGVDARIGVLPELPYADAEFDAVVGNFVLNHVGRPRTALAELRRVLRPGGTTALTVWAGGRQSGMELLGRACEAAGAVPPDHLPRLAPEEDFGRTAEGFAALLAEAGLADVRCAEVVWEHRPSAEEWWSGAAAGIGTIGLIVTSQSPETVVRIRREYDRLAAEFADGEGRLVLPYTALLGSGRRA from the coding sequence ATGACTGATGCGACGGAGACCTTCGACGCGACCGAGCGGACGATGTGGTCGGGGCGGACCGAGGCGTACGCGGGCAGCTTCGCACGGCTGTGCGCCCACCCCGTGGAGACCCTGCTGGATGCCGCCGGGGTCGGGGCGGGAACGCGCGTCCTGGACGTAGGCACCGGCACCGGTACGGCGGCTTCGGCCGCGGGGGCGCGCGGGGCACGGGTGAGCGCGGTGGACGCCGACGCCGGAATGGTCGCGGCGGCCCGGACCGCGGGGGTCGACGCCCGGATCGGCGTACTGCCCGAACTTCCTTACGCGGACGCCGAGTTCGACGCCGTCGTGGGCAACTTCGTCCTCAACCACGTCGGCCGTCCCCGCACCGCGCTGGCGGAGCTGCGGCGGGTGCTGCGCCCGGGCGGCACGACGGCCCTGACCGTGTGGGCCGGAGGCCGCCAGAGCGGCATGGAGCTGCTGGGACGGGCCTGCGAGGCCGCGGGGGCGGTACCGCCCGACCACCTGCCCCGCCTCGCCCCCGAGGAGGACTTCGGCCGTACGGCGGAGGGGTTCGCGGCGCTGCTCGCGGAAGCCGGCCTCGCTGACGTCCGGTGCGCGGAAGTGGTCTGGGAGCACCGCCCCAGCGCCGAGGAGTGGTGGAGCGGGGCCGCCGCGGGCATCGGCACCATCGGGCTGATCGTCACCTCGCAGAGCCCCGAGACCGTCGTACGGATCAGGCGGGAGTACGACCGTCTCGCGGCCGAGTTCGCCGACGGAGAAGGCCGGTTGGTGCTGCCGTACACCGCGCTGCTCGGCTCCGGGCGGCGGGCGTAG
- a CDS encoding four-helix bundle copper-binding protein, with protein MTQAESMSAMSKEMQDCVAACMECHSVCEETMSSCMQMGGQGQMPIMRALIDCADMTRMCADMMMRRSPMSAEMCAMCAKACEMCAEACMSMPDDPQLMRCAEACRRCVETCRAMAGMAM; from the coding sequence ATGACCCAGGCCGAGAGCATGTCCGCGATGAGCAAGGAGATGCAGGACTGCGTGGCGGCGTGCATGGAGTGCCACAGCGTCTGCGAGGAGACCATGAGCTCCTGCATGCAGATGGGCGGCCAGGGGCAGATGCCGATCATGCGCGCGCTCATCGACTGCGCCGACATGACTCGCATGTGCGCGGACATGATGATGCGCCGCTCGCCCATGTCGGCGGAGATGTGCGCGATGTGCGCCAAGGCGTGCGAGATGTGCGCCGAGGCGTGTATGTCCATGCCGGACGATCCCCAGCTGATGCGCTGCGCCGAGGCGTGTCGCCGCTGCGTGGAGACCTGTCGGGCGATGGCGGGCATGGCGATGTGA
- a CDS encoding acyl-CoA dehydrogenase, producing MAGSADFDLYRPSEEHDMLRDAIRSLAEAKIAPYAAAVDEEARFPREALDALVANDLHAVHVPEEYGGAGADALATVIVIEEVSRVCVSSSLIPAVNKLGSLPVILSGSEELKKKYMTPLAKGEGMFSYCLSEPDAGSDAAGMKTKAVRDGDHWILNGVKRWITNAGESEYYTVMAVTDPSKRSKGISAFVVEKSDEGVSFGAPEKKLGIKGSPTREVYLDNVRIPADRMIGEEGTGFATAMKTLDHTRITIAAQALGVAQGALDYAKGYVQERKQFGKAIADFQGIQFMLADMAMKIAAARALTYQAAAASERGDKDLTFQGAAAKCFASDVAMEVTTDAVQLLGGYGYTRDYPVERMMRDAKITQIYEGTNQVQRIVMARNLP from the coding sequence TTGGCCGGATCGGCTGACTTCGACCTGTACCGCCCGTCCGAGGAGCACGACATGCTCCGGGACGCCATCCGTTCGCTGGCGGAGGCGAAGATCGCGCCCTACGCCGCCGCGGTCGACGAGGAGGCCCGCTTCCCGCGCGAGGCGCTGGACGCACTGGTGGCGAACGACCTGCACGCCGTGCACGTCCCCGAGGAGTACGGCGGCGCGGGCGCCGACGCGCTCGCCACGGTGATCGTGATCGAGGAGGTCTCGCGCGTCTGCGTCTCCTCCTCCCTGATCCCCGCGGTGAACAAGCTGGGCTCCCTGCCGGTGATCCTCTCCGGCTCCGAGGAGCTGAAGAAGAAGTACATGACCCCGCTCGCCAAGGGCGAGGGCATGTTCTCGTACTGCCTCTCCGAGCCCGACGCGGGCTCCGACGCGGCCGGCATGAAGACCAAGGCGGTCCGCGACGGCGACCACTGGATCCTCAACGGCGTCAAGCGCTGGATCACCAACGCGGGCGAGTCCGAGTACTACACGGTGATGGCCGTGACGGACCCCTCCAAGCGCTCCAAGGGCATTTCGGCGTTCGTCGTCGAGAAGTCCGACGAGGGCGTCTCCTTCGGCGCCCCGGAGAAGAAGCTCGGCATCAAGGGCTCCCCGACCCGCGAGGTCTACCTCGACAACGTCCGCATCCCCGCCGACCGCATGATCGGCGAGGAGGGCACCGGCTTCGCCACCGCGATGAAGACCCTGGACCACACCCGCATCACCATCGCGGCCCAGGCCCTCGGTGTCGCGCAGGGCGCCCTCGACTACGCCAAGGGCTACGTCCAGGAGCGCAAGCAGTTCGGCAAGGCCATCGCCGACTTCCAGGGCATCCAGTTCATGCTCGCCGACATGGCCATGAAGATCGCCGCCGCCCGCGCCCTGACCTACCAGGCCGCGGCCGCCTCCGAGCGCGGCGACAAGGACCTCACCTTCCAGGGCGCGGCGGCCAAGTGCTTCGCCTCGGACGTGGCGATGGAGGTCACCACGGACGCCGTCCAGCTCCTCGGCGGCTACGGCTACACCCGTGACTACCCGGTCGAGCGCATGATGCGCGACGCCAAGATCACGCAGATCTACGAGGGCACGAACCAGGTCCAGCGCATCGTCATGGCGCGCAACCTGCCGTAG
- a CDS encoding UDP-glucose/GDP-mannose dehydrogenase family protein: MALKITVIGTGYLGATHAAAMAELGFEVLGLDVVPEKIEMLQRGEVPMFEPGLEDLLRKHVAGIEGSTGRLRFTMDFAEAGAFGDVHFVCVNTPQRHGEYACDMSYVDSAIASLAPHLTRPALVVGKSTVPVGSADRLARYLADHSPAGADAELAWNPEFLREGFAVNDTLHPDRIVVGVRSERAEQLLREVYATPLGEDTPFVVTDFPTAELVKTSANSFLATKISFINAMAEVCEAADGDVAKLAEAIGYDDRIGKKFLRAGIGFGGGCLPKDIRAFMARAGELGADQALTFLREIDSINMRQRGQMVELARQILGGGPFLGKRVAVLGATFKPDSDDVRDSPALNVAGQIHLQGGQVTVYDPKGMDNARRLFPTLGYADTAVDAVRGADVVLHLTEWREFRELDPAALGEVAAAKVVLDGRNALDPALWRKAGWTYRAMGRPTA, translated from the coding sequence ATGGCCCTCAAGATCACCGTGATCGGCACCGGCTACCTCGGCGCGACACACGCCGCGGCCATGGCCGAGCTCGGGTTCGAGGTGCTGGGGCTCGACGTGGTGCCCGAGAAGATCGAGATGCTCCAGCGGGGCGAGGTCCCGATGTTCGAGCCGGGCCTGGAGGACCTGCTGCGCAAGCATGTCGCCGGGATCGAGGGCTCCACCGGCCGGCTCCGCTTCACCATGGACTTCGCCGAGGCGGGCGCCTTCGGTGACGTGCACTTCGTGTGTGTGAACACCCCTCAGCGGCACGGCGAGTACGCCTGCGACATGTCGTACGTCGACTCCGCGATCGCCTCGCTCGCCCCGCACCTGACCCGGCCCGCCCTCGTCGTCGGCAAGTCGACGGTGCCGGTCGGTTCCGCCGACCGGCTGGCCCGCTACCTGGCCGACCACTCCCCCGCGGGCGCGGACGCCGAGCTGGCCTGGAACCCGGAGTTCCTGCGCGAGGGGTTCGCGGTGAACGACACGCTGCACCCGGACCGGATCGTGGTCGGTGTGCGCAGCGAGCGCGCGGAGCAGCTGCTGCGCGAGGTGTACGCGACGCCGCTCGGCGAGGACACGCCGTTCGTGGTGACCGACTTCCCGACGGCCGAGCTGGTGAAGACCTCCGCGAACTCCTTCCTGGCGACCAAGATCTCCTTCATCAACGCGATGGCGGAGGTGTGCGAGGCCGCGGACGGCGATGTGGCCAAGCTGGCGGAGGCCATCGGCTACGACGACCGGATCGGGAAGAAGTTCCTGCGGGCCGGGATCGGCTTCGGCGGCGGCTGCCTGCCGAAGGACATCCGCGCCTTCATGGCCCGTGCGGGAGAGCTCGGTGCCGACCAGGCGCTGACCTTCCTGCGCGAGATCGACTCGATCAACATGCGCCAGCGCGGTCAGATGGTGGAGCTGGCCCGGCAGATACTGGGCGGCGGGCCGTTCCTCGGCAAGCGGGTCGCGGTGCTCGGCGCCACCTTCAAGCCCGACTCGGACGACGTCCGGGACTCGCCCGCACTGAACGTCGCCGGGCAGATCCACCTCCAGGGCGGTCAGGTCACGGTCTACGACCCGAAGGGCATGGACAACGCCCGCCGCCTCTTCCCCACCCTCGGCTACGCCGACACCGCGGTGGACGCGGTCCGGGGCGCCGACGTCGTGCTCCACCTCACGGAGTGGCGTGAGTTCCGCGAACTGGACCCGGCGGCCCTCGGCGAGGTGGCGGCGGCCAAGGTCGTCCTCGACGGCCGCAACGCCCTGGACCCGGCCCTGTGGCGCAAGGCGGGCTGGACGTACCGGGCGATGGGGCGGCCGACGGCCTGA
- a CDS encoding CGNR zinc finger domain-containing protein, whose translation MSERSPAPGGLVLVESLVNTVDLESGADALDSAEGRARFRIAEGELAQARELRESLRVALLAHAGHPPHRAVTPLGELLAGAPLLLTVAEADGAAALAPADAGPLLSRVAAAVAESLVAGTWSRLKACEAVDCHWAYYDRSPAGRGRWCSMQVCGARAKMRRYRARG comes from the coding sequence ATGAGTGAGAGATCGCCCGCGCCCGGGGGGCTGGTCCTGGTCGAGTCCCTGGTCAACACGGTGGATCTGGAGTCGGGCGCCGACGCGCTGGACTCGGCGGAGGGGCGGGCGCGGTTCCGGATCGCCGAGGGGGAGCTGGCGCAGGCGCGTGAGCTCCGGGAGTCGCTGCGGGTCGCTCTGCTGGCCCACGCGGGACACCCGCCGCACCGCGCGGTGACGCCGCTGGGGGAGCTGCTGGCGGGCGCGCCGCTGCTGCTCACGGTCGCCGAGGCCGACGGCGCGGCCGCCCTCGCTCCCGCCGACGCCGGGCCGCTGCTCTCCCGCGTCGCCGCCGCCGTCGCCGAGTCACTGGTCGCGGGGACGTGGAGCCGCCTGAAGGCCTGCGAGGCCGTGGACTGCCACTGGGCGTACTACGACCGGAGTCCGGCGGGGCGGGGCCGCTGGTGCTCGATGCAGGTGTGCGGGGCGCGCGCCAAGATGCGGCGGTACCGGGCCAGAGGGTGA
- a CDS encoding VOC family protein: MAVAELGAVVLDCPDPRALAGFYAGVLGGTVEGEGEWVDLKTPAGPSLAFQAAPGFVPPKWPSADASQQFHLDLTVPDLDAAEKEVLALGAKPLDTEDRSRTFRVYADPAGHPFCLCAC, encoded by the coding sequence ATGGCCGTAGCCGAGCTCGGAGCCGTCGTACTGGACTGTCCTGACCCCCGCGCGCTCGCCGGGTTCTACGCCGGTGTCCTCGGCGGGACCGTCGAGGGGGAGGGCGAATGGGTGGACCTGAAGACCCCGGCCGGACCGTCGCTGGCCTTCCAGGCCGCCCCCGGTTTCGTACCGCCGAAGTGGCCCTCGGCCGACGCCTCGCAGCAGTTCCACCTGGACCTGACCGTCCCGGACCTGGACGCCGCCGAGAAGGAGGTGCTGGCCCTCGGGGCGAAGCCGCTGGACACCGAGGACCGCTCCCGCACCTTCCGTGTGTACGCCGACCCGGCGGGGCACCCGTTCTGCCTCTGCGCCTGCTGA
- a CDS encoding VOC family protein, translated as MTVARFRSVVLDCPDPRALARFYAGIVGGTPEDDDPDWVVLRVPGGPRLAFQSAPGLTPPEWPRADRNSQQFHLDFDGGSTWEEIDAAEARVLELGARLLHAEDKEDFRVYADPAGHPFCLCRIDPV; from the coding sequence GTGACCGTCGCACGTTTCCGTTCCGTCGTGCTCGACTGCCCCGACCCCCGCGCGCTCGCCCGCTTCTACGCCGGCATCGTGGGCGGCACCCCGGAGGACGACGACCCCGACTGGGTCGTCCTGCGCGTCCCAGGCGGCCCCCGGCTGGCCTTCCAGAGCGCGCCGGGACTCACCCCGCCGGAGTGGCCGCGGGCGGATCGCAACTCCCAGCAGTTCCACCTGGACTTCGACGGCGGGTCCACATGGGAGGAGATCGACGCGGCCGAGGCCAGGGTGCTGGAGCTGGGCGCGCGGCTGCTGCACGCCGAGGACAAGGAGGACTTCCGGGTCTACGCGGACCCGGCCGGCCACCCCTTCTGCCTCTGCCGGATCGACCCGGTGTAG
- a CDS encoding dipeptidase yields MADLQDELHPPAGVEELPQLFDAVPELYTPVSDPDAEPLERARAILAAHPVADGYSGLPWALRHLPWFDLELGESAVDTDVPRLREGHVGALMWSLHLPEGLDGDRAVGATLEQLDLVKTVVRNHPEGLRLARTAGETTDARNCGRAAVLLGPAGAAALGDSLGILRSLHALGLRALTLSGVSWASEAGLTRFGEEVLREMNRLGVLPDLSGASEATIRRALAVSKAPLLFTRSAARALRPHPANLPDDLLAELGAAKGLCMVPLTAEQTGPTVRDVADHLDHVRAVAGAECVGLSGTYDAGTAHPQELGDASCYPHLVAELLRRDWDEADLALLTWGNVQRVLRESDFTARAAQQRREPSTAKIAGLDG; encoded by the coding sequence ATGGCAGATCTCCAGGACGAACTGCACCCCCCGGCCGGCGTCGAGGAGCTGCCCCAGCTCTTCGACGCCGTGCCGGAGCTGTACACGCCCGTCTCCGACCCGGACGCCGAGCCCCTGGAGCGCGCCCGCGCGATTCTCGCCGCCCACCCCGTCGCCGACGGTTACAGCGGACTGCCCTGGGCCCTGCGGCACCTGCCCTGGTTCGACCTGGAGCTCGGCGAGAGCGCCGTGGACACCGATGTGCCGAGGCTCAGGGAGGGACACGTGGGCGCCCTGATGTGGTCGCTGCACCTGCCCGAGGGGCTCGACGGGGACCGTGCCGTCGGCGCCACCCTGGAGCAGCTCGACCTGGTGAAGACGGTCGTACGGAACCATCCCGAGGGGCTGCGCCTGGCCCGCACCGCGGGGGAGACCACCGACGCCCGCAACTGCGGACGCGCCGCCGTCCTGCTCGGCCCCGCCGGTGCCGCCGCCCTCGGCGACTCGCTCGGCATCCTGCGCTCCCTGCACGCTCTCGGTCTGCGCGCCCTCACGCTGTCCGGGGTGTCCTGGGCGAGCGAGGCCGGGCTCACCCGGTTCGGCGAGGAGGTGCTGCGCGAGATGAACCGGCTGGGAGTCCTCCCCGACCTCTCCGGTGCCTCCGAGGCCACCATCCGGCGGGCCCTCGCGGTGTCCAAGGCGCCCCTGCTGTTCACCCGCTCCGCGGCCCGCGCCCTGCGCCCCCACCCCGCGAACCTGCCCGACGACCTGCTCGCCGAGCTGGGCGCCGCCAAGGGCCTGTGCATGGTGCCGCTGACCGCCGAGCAGACCGGCCCGACGGTCCGGGACGTCGCCGACCATCTCGACCATGTGCGCGCGGTCGCGGGCGCCGAGTGCGTGGGTCTGTCCGGCACCTACGACGCCGGCACCGCCCACCCGCAGGAACTCGGCGACGCCTCCTGCTACCCGCACCTCGTCGCCGAACTCCTGCGCCGTGACTGGGACGAGGCCGACCTCGCGCTGCTGACCTGGGGCAACGTCCAGCGGGTGCTGCGCGAGTCCGACTTCACCGCGAGAGCGGCACAGCAGCGACGCGAGCCGTCCACCGCGAAGATCGCCGGGCTGGACGGCTAG